In Streptomyces violaceusniger Tu 4113, one DNA window encodes the following:
- a CDS encoding DUF389 domain-containing protein codes for MLHLRLIVPADRTEAVVRTVGKTVGATHLVVLPGAAREPAGDVVMCDVAREAGDGLLGELRELGLDETGSIAVENIDLSLSKRADKAEEEAPGEGADAVLWEQLADATHEESTLSVTYLAFLVIATMIAACGVVLDNAILIVGAMAVGPEFGPLAGLCTALVRRAPRLAARSAIALLVGFAAAMALTTGFSIVMDALDLFSRDMLERARPNTDFIWKPDMFSFVVAVLAGIAGTLSLTSAKSGALVGVAISVTTVPAAANAAVALGYGDIEQMWGSTEQLLLNLVGIVVAGTLTLGVQKVLWGRRG; via the coding sequence ATGCTGCACTTGCGGTTGATCGTCCCCGCTGACCGCACCGAGGCGGTGGTACGCACCGTCGGGAAGACGGTCGGCGCCACTCATCTGGTGGTGCTGCCGGGCGCCGCCCGCGAGCCCGCGGGGGACGTCGTCATGTGCGACGTGGCGCGCGAGGCCGGGGACGGTCTGCTGGGCGAGCTGCGCGAGCTGGGTCTTGACGAGACCGGGTCGATCGCGGTGGAGAACATCGACCTGTCGCTGTCCAAGCGCGCCGACAAGGCGGAGGAGGAGGCGCCCGGCGAGGGAGCGGACGCGGTCCTGTGGGAGCAACTGGCGGACGCCACCCATGAGGAGTCCACGCTCTCGGTCACCTATCTCGCCTTCCTCGTCATCGCGACGATGATCGCGGCGTGCGGTGTGGTGCTGGACAACGCGATCCTGATCGTCGGCGCGATGGCGGTGGGCCCGGAGTTCGGGCCGCTGGCGGGGCTGTGCACGGCGCTGGTGCGGCGCGCGCCGCGGCTGGCCGCGCGCTCGGCGATCGCGCTGCTGGTCGGGTTCGCGGCGGCGATGGCGCTGACCACCGGCTTCAGCATCGTGATGGACGCCTTGGACCTCTTCAGCAGGGACATGCTGGAACGCGCCCGGCCGAACACGGACTTCATCTGGAAGCCGGACATGTTCTCGTTCGTGGTCGCCGTGCTCGCGGGGATCGCGGGAACGCTTTCGCTGACGTCGGCGAAGTCCGGGGCGCTGGTGGGTGTGGCGATCTCGGTGACGACGGTGCCGGCGGCGGCCAATGCGGCGGTGGCGCTCGGGTATGGGGACATCGAGCAGATGTGGGGCTCTACGGAGCAGTTGCTGCTGAATCTGGTGGGGATTGTGGTGGCGGGGACGCTGACGTTGGGTGTGCAGAAGGTTTTGTGGGGGCGGCGGGGGTAG
- the rpsI gene encoding 30S ribosomal protein S9: MAETTAETPAETPAETPLDVEQYTTESVETVESEYTSESLASRFGDPQPAAGTGRRKNAVARVRIVPGSGQWKINGRTLEEYFPNKVHQQEVNEPFKVLELDDRYDVIARIAGGGVSGQAGALRLGVARALNEADVDNNRAPLKKAGFLTRDDRATERKKAGLKKARKAPQYSKR, translated from the coding sequence GTGGCCGAGACCACCGCCGAGACCCCCGCCGAGACCCCCGCCGAGACCCCCCTCGATGTCGAGCAGTACACCACCGAGAGCGTTGAGACGGTCGAGTCGGAGTACACCTCCGAGTCGCTCGCTTCCCGCTTCGGTGACCCGCAGCCGGCCGCCGGCACCGGGCGTCGCAAGAACGCCGTGGCGCGCGTCCGCATCGTGCCGGGCAGCGGGCAGTGGAAGATCAACGGTCGTACTCTGGAGGAGTACTTCCCCAACAAGGTTCACCAGCAGGAAGTCAACGAGCCCTTCAAGGTGCTCGAGCTGGACGACCGCTACGACGTGATCGCCCGCATCGCGGGTGGTGGCGTGTCCGGCCAGGCCGGTGCGCTCCGTCTGGGCGTCGCCCGCGCGCTGAACGAGGCGGACGTGGACAACAACCGCGCCCCGCTCAAGAAGGCCGGCTTCCTGACCCGTGACGACCGCGCCACCGAGCGTAAGAAGGCCGGACTGAAGAAGGCCCGCAAGGCGCCTCAGTACAGCAAGCGCTGA
- the glmS gene encoding glutamine--fructose-6-phosphate transaminase (isomerizing), with product MCGIVGYVGGRSALDVVLAGLKRLEYRGYDSAGVAVLADGGLAAAKKAGKLANLEKELADRPLPTGSTGIGHTRWATHGGPTDANAHPHLDNAGRVSVVHNGIIENFAALRAELAERGHDLASETDTEVVAHLLAESFSSCGDLAEAMRQVCRRLDGAFTLVAVHADAPDVVVGARRNSPLVVGVGEDEAFLASDVAAFIAHTREAIELGQDQVVEARREGVVVTDFDGAPAEVRPYHVDWDASAAEKGGYDYFMLKEIAEQPKAVADTLLGRIDLAGNLCLDEVHIPASVLREVSKVVIVACGTAYHAGMIAKYAIEHWTRIPCETELASEFRYRDPILDQRTLVIAISQSGETMDTLMALRHAREQGAKVLAICNTNGSTIPRESDAVLYTHAGPEVAVASTKAFLTQLVACYLVALYLGQVRGTKWGDEILSVIRELSEIATQVDQVLETMEPVRELARTLADKNTVLFLGRHVGYPVALEGALKLKELAYMHAEGFAAGELKHGPIALIEHDVPVVVVVPSPRGRSVLHDKIVSNIQEIRARGARTIVIAERGDETVAPYADHLIEIPATPTLLQPLVATVPLQVFACELATARGNEVDQPRNLAKSVTVE from the coding sequence ATGTGCGGAATCGTTGGTTATGTGGGAGGGCGGTCGGCCCTCGATGTCGTCCTCGCCGGACTCAAGCGGCTGGAGTACCGCGGCTATGACTCGGCGGGCGTCGCCGTGCTGGCCGATGGCGGGTTGGCGGCCGCCAAGAAGGCGGGCAAGCTGGCCAACCTGGAGAAGGAGCTGGCCGACCGGCCGCTGCCCACCGGCAGTACCGGCATCGGCCATACCCGGTGGGCCACCCACGGCGGCCCGACCGACGCCAACGCCCATCCGCACCTGGACAACGCGGGCCGGGTCTCGGTCGTCCACAACGGCATCATCGAGAACTTCGCCGCGCTCCGCGCCGAGCTGGCCGAGCGCGGCCACGACCTGGCCTCCGAGACCGACACCGAGGTCGTGGCGCATCTGCTCGCCGAGTCGTTCTCCTCCTGCGGCGACCTCGCCGAGGCGATGCGGCAGGTCTGCCGCCGCCTGGACGGCGCCTTCACCCTGGTCGCGGTGCACGCGGACGCGCCCGATGTGGTGGTCGGGGCGCGCCGCAACTCGCCTCTGGTCGTCGGCGTCGGCGAGGACGAGGCGTTCCTCGCCTCCGACGTGGCCGCCTTCATCGCCCACACCCGCGAGGCCATCGAGCTGGGCCAGGACCAGGTCGTGGAGGCCCGCCGGGAGGGTGTGGTCGTCACCGACTTCGACGGGGCGCCGGCCGAGGTCCGCCCGTACCACGTGGACTGGGACGCCTCCGCCGCCGAGAAGGGCGGCTACGACTACTTCATGCTCAAGGAGATCGCCGAGCAGCCGAAGGCCGTCGCGGACACCCTGCTCGGCCGGATCGACCTGGCCGGGAACCTCTGCCTGGACGAGGTGCACATCCCCGCCTCGGTGCTGCGCGAGGTCAGCAAGGTCGTGATCGTCGCGTGCGGCACCGCCTACCACGCCGGAATGATCGCCAAATACGCCATCGAGCACTGGACCCGGATCCCCTGCGAGACGGAGCTGGCCAGCGAGTTCCGCTACCGCGATCCGATCCTGGACCAGCGGACGCTGGTGATCGCCATCTCCCAGTCCGGCGAGACCATGGACACCCTGATGGCGCTGCGGCACGCGCGGGAGCAGGGCGCGAAGGTGCTGGCCATCTGCAATACGAACGGCTCCACCATCCCGCGCGAGTCGGACGCGGTGCTCTACACCCACGCCGGGCCCGAGGTCGCCGTCGCCTCCACCAAGGCGTTCCTCACCCAGTTGGTGGCCTGCTACCTGGTGGCGCTCTACCTGGGCCAGGTGCGCGGCACCAAGTGGGGCGACGAGATCCTCTCCGTGATCCGCGAGCTGTCGGAGATCGCGACCCAGGTGGACCAGGTCCTGGAGACCATGGAGCCGGTACGCGAGCTGGCCCGCACCCTGGCGGACAAGAACACGGTCCTGTTCCTGGGCCGTCACGTGGGCTACCCGGTCGCCCTGGAGGGCGCGCTCAAGCTCAAGGAGCTCGCGTACATGCACGCCGAGGGCTTCGCGGCGGGCGAGCTCAAGCACGGGCCGATCGCGCTGATCGAGCACGACGTACCGGTCGTGGTGGTCGTCCCATCCCCGCGCGGACGCTCGGTCCTCCACGACAAGATCGTCTCCAACATCCAGGAGATCCGGGCACGCGGCGCCCGCACGATCGTCATCGCCGAGCGCGGGGACGAGACGGTGGCCCCCTACGCCGACCACCTGATCGAGATCCCCGCCACCCCCACCCTGCTGCAGCCCCTGGTCGCGACCGTCCCGCTGCAGGTCTTCGCATGCGAGCTGGCCACGGCGCGCGGCAACGAGGTCGACCAGCCGAGGAACCTCGCCAAGTCGGTGACCGTGGAGTGA
- a CDS encoding holo-ACP synthase: MIVGVGIDVAGIDRFAEALERTPGLADRLFVERELWLPSGERRGMASLAARFAAKEALAKSLGAPGGLRWTDAEILTEPSGRPRLSVRGTVAVCAERLGVRGLHVSLSHDAGVASAVVIAEG; encoded by the coding sequence GTGATCGTCGGCGTGGGCATCGACGTGGCCGGTATCGACCGTTTCGCGGAGGCGCTGGAACGCACGCCCGGCCTGGCGGACCGCCTCTTCGTCGAGCGCGAGCTGTGGCTGCCGAGCGGGGAACGCCGCGGCATGGCCTCCCTGGCAGCCCGCTTCGCGGCCAAGGAGGCCCTGGCCAAGTCCCTGGGCGCCCCCGGCGGCCTCCGCTGGACGGACGCCGAGATCCTCACCGAACCCAGCGGCCGCCCCCGTCTCTCCGTCCGCGGCACGGTCGCCGTATGCGCGGAGCGGCTGGGGGTGCGGGGACTGCACGTCTCACTGAGCCATGACGCGGGGGTCGCGTCGGCGGTGGTGATCGCGGAGGGGTGA
- the coaA gene encoding type I pantothenate kinase, translating to MRGPQRRSGEATPYVDLSRAEWSALRDKTPLPLTAEEVEKLRGLGDVIDLEEVRDVYLPLSRLLNLYVAATGNLRGALNTFLGDTKRGNGAQPGTPFVIGVAGSVAVGKSTTARLLQALLARWPEHPRVELITTDGFLYPNAELRRRGLMSRKGFPESYDRRALTRFVADVKAGRAEVSAPVYSHLIYDIVPDERQTVHHPDILIVEGLNVLQPALPGNDGLTRVGLADFFDFSVYVDARTEDIERWYLGRFRKLRETAFQDPSSYFRKYTQVSEEEALDYGKMIWRTINKPNLKQNVQPTRGRATLVLRKGPDHKVQRLSLRKL from the coding sequence GTGCGCGGCCCGCAGCGGCGGAGCGGCGAGGCGACCCCGTATGTGGATCTGTCCCGCGCCGAGTGGAGCGCGCTGCGGGACAAGACCCCGCTGCCGCTGACCGCCGAGGAGGTGGAGAAGCTGCGGGGACTCGGCGACGTCATCGACCTCGAAGAGGTGCGGGACGTCTATCTGCCGCTGTCCCGGCTGCTCAACCTCTACGTGGCCGCCACCGGCAATCTGCGCGGCGCGCTCAACACCTTCCTCGGCGACACCAAGCGGGGCAACGGCGCCCAGCCAGGTACGCCCTTCGTCATCGGCGTGGCGGGCAGTGTCGCGGTCGGCAAGTCGACCACCGCCCGGCTGCTCCAGGCGCTGCTGGCCCGCTGGCCCGAGCATCCGCGGGTGGAGCTGATCACCACCGACGGCTTTCTGTACCCCAACGCCGAGCTGCGGCGCCGCGGGCTGATGTCCCGCAAGGGGTTCCCCGAGAGCTACGACCGCAGGGCGCTGACCCGCTTCGTCGCCGATGTGAAGGCGGGCCGGGCGGAGGTGTCGGCGCCGGTCTACTCGCACCTGATCTACGACATCGTGCCGGACGAGCGGCAGACCGTGCACCACCCCGACATCCTGATCGTCGAGGGGCTCAATGTGCTGCAGCCCGCGCTGCCGGGGAACGACGGGCTGACCCGGGTGGGGCTCGCGGACTTCTTCGACTTCAGCGTGTACGTGGACGCCCGGACCGAGGACATCGAGCGCTGGTATCTGGGCCGCTTCAGGAAGCTGCGGGAGACGGCCTTCCAGGACCCCTCCTCGTACTTCCGCAAGTACACCCAGGTCTCCGAGGAGGAGGCGCTGGACTACGGCAAAATGATCTGGCGGACCATCAACAAGCCCAATCTGAAGCAGAACGTCCAGCCCACGCGGGGCCGGGCGACGCTGGTGCTGCGCAAGGGGCCGGACCACAAGGTCCAGCGGCTGTCCCTGCGCAAGCTGTGA
- the glmM gene encoding phosphoglucosamine mutase encodes MGRLFGTDGVRGVANADLTAEMALGLSVAAAHVLAEAGTFEGHRPVAVVGRDPRASGEFLEAAVVAGLASAGVDVLRVGVLPTPAVAHLTGALEADLGVMLSASHNPMPDNGIKFFARGGHKLADELEDRIETIYRSHASGEPWDRPTGAGVGRLRPYEEGFDAYVAHLVNALPNRLDGLKVVIDGAHGAAARVSPEAFARAGAEVVTIGTDPDGLNINDGYGSTHLARLQAAVVEHRADLGIAHDGDADRCLAVDASGREVDGDQILAVLALAMREAGELRGDAVVGTVMSNLGFKLAMKREGVELVQTAVGDRYVLEEMKTRGYALGGEQSGHVIVLDHATTGDGTLTGLLLAARVAATGRTLADLAAVMERLPQVLVNVPDVDRSRVASSADLAAAVAEAERELGETGRVLLRPSGTEPLVRVMVEAADIEQARSVAGRLADAVKSALG; translated from the coding sequence GTGGGACGACTCTTCGGTACGGATGGTGTGCGCGGCGTCGCCAACGCCGATCTGACGGCTGAGATGGCGCTCGGCCTGTCGGTAGCGGCGGCGCATGTGCTCGCCGAGGCGGGAACCTTCGAGGGCCATCGGCCGGTGGCGGTGGTCGGGCGGGATCCGCGAGCGTCCGGGGAGTTCCTGGAGGCGGCCGTGGTGGCGGGGCTGGCCAGCGCCGGAGTCGACGTCCTGCGGGTCGGCGTGCTGCCCACACCGGCCGTCGCGCATCTGACCGGGGCGCTGGAAGCGGACCTCGGGGTGATGCTCTCCGCGAGCCACAACCCGATGCCCGACAACGGGATCAAGTTCTTCGCCCGCGGCGGCCACAAGCTGGCCGACGAGCTGGAAGACCGTATCGAGACCATCTACCGCTCACATGCCTCCGGTGAGCCGTGGGACCGGCCGACGGGCGCCGGGGTGGGCCGGCTCCGGCCCTACGAGGAGGGCTTCGACGCCTACGTGGCCCACCTGGTCAACGCCCTCCCCAACCGGCTCGACGGCCTCAAGGTCGTCATCGACGGGGCGCACGGCGCCGCCGCCCGCGTCTCCCCGGAGGCGTTCGCCCGCGCCGGGGCCGAGGTCGTCACGATCGGCACCGACCCGGACGGCCTCAACATCAACGACGGCTACGGCTCCACCCACCTCGCCCGGCTCCAGGCCGCCGTCGTGGAGCACCGCGCCGACCTCGGCATCGCCCACGACGGGGACGCCGACCGCTGTCTCGCGGTGGACGCGAGTGGCCGCGAGGTCGACGGCGACCAGATCCTCGCCGTCCTCGCCCTGGCCATGCGCGAGGCGGGCGAGCTGCGGGGGGACGCGGTGGTCGGCACCGTGATGTCCAACCTCGGCTTCAAGCTGGCCATGAAGCGCGAGGGCGTCGAGCTGGTCCAGACGGCGGTCGGGGACCGCTATGTCCTGGAGGAGATGAAGACCCGCGGCTACGCGCTCGGCGGCGAGCAGTCCGGCCATGTGATCGTCCTCGACCACGCCACGACCGGTGACGGCACGCTCACCGGACTCCTGCTGGCGGCCCGCGTCGCCGCGACCGGCCGCACCCTGGCCGACCTCGCCGCCGTCATGGAGCGACTGCCCCAGGTCCTGGTCAACGTCCCCGACGTGGACAGGTCCCGCGTAGCCTCCAGCGCCGACCTGGCCGCGGCCGTCGCCGAGGCGGAGCGCGAGCTGGGCGAGACCGGCCGCGTACTCCTCCGCCCGTCGGGCACCGAGCCGCTGGTGCGGGTCATGGTCGAGGCGGCCGACATCGAACAGGCCCGCTCGGTCGCGGGGCGCCTGGCGGACGCGGTGAAGTCGGCCCTGGGCTAG
- the rplM gene encoding 50S ribosomal protein L13: protein MRTFSPKPGDVQRQWHVIDATDVVLGRLATQAATLLRGKHKPVYAPHVDTGDFVIIINADKVHLSGNKRTQKMAYRHSGYPGGLRSIRYDELLEKNPEKAVEKAIKGMLPKNTLGRQMLSKLKVYSGGQHPHTAQQPVPFEITQVAQ from the coding sequence GTGCGTACGTTCAGCCCCAAGCCCGGCGACGTCCAGCGTCAGTGGCACGTCATCGACGCCACCGACGTTGTTCTCGGCCGTCTGGCCACTCAGGCCGCCACCCTCTTGCGGGGCAAGCACAAGCCGGTGTACGCGCCGCATGTCGACACTGGTGACTTCGTCATCATCATCAACGCCGACAAGGTGCACCTCTCCGGCAACAAGCGGACCCAGAAGATGGCGTACCGCCACTCCGGCTACCCGGGTGGTCTGCGCTCCATCCGCTACGACGAGCTGCTGGAGAAGAACCCGGAGAAGGCCGTCGAGAAGGCCATCAAGGGCATGCTCCCCAAGAACACCCTGGGCCGTCAGATGCTCTCGAAGCTGAAGGTGTACTCGGGCGGCCAGCACCCGCACACCGCTCAGCAGCCGGTCCCGTTCGAGATCACCCAGGTCGCGCAGTAG